A section of the Tepidanaerobacter syntrophicus genome encodes:
- the rplP gene encoding 50S ribosomal protein L16: MLMPKRVKYRKQQRGRIKGYAHKGNKVTYGEYGLQALEPAWITSQQIEAARVAMTRFIKRGGKVWIKVFPDKPVTKKPAETRMGSGKGSPEMWVAVVKPGRVMFELAGVSEEIAKEAMTLASHKLPIKTRIVKRLELGGDLNEA, from the coding sequence ATGTTAATGCCGAAGCGAGTGAAGTATAGAAAACAGCAGCGTGGAAGAATAAAAGGATACGCACATAAAGGTAATAAAGTGACATATGGCGAGTATGGGCTTCAAGCGTTAGAGCCGGCATGGATAACCAGTCAGCAAATAGAAGCGGCACGTGTTGCCATGACTCGTTTTATTAAAAGAGGCGGCAAAGTTTGGATAAAGGTATTTCCTGACAAGCCTGTTACAAAAAAACCTGCTGAAACACGTATGGGAAGCGGAAAAGGCTCACCTGAGATGTGGGTTGCAGTTGTAAAGCCGGGCCGTGTTATGTTTGAACTTGCCGGAGTATCGGAAGAAATTGCTAAAGAGGCCATGACACTTGCCTCTCACAAGTTGCCTATAAAAACAAGGATAGTAAAACGCTTAGAATTGGGCGGTGATTTAAATGAAGCTTAA
- the rpsC gene encoding 30S ribosomal protein S3 gives MGQKIHPHGLRVGIIKDWDSKWYTKKDFADQLLEDYKVRKYIKNKLFTSGVSRIEIERAANRIRITINTAKPGMVIGRGGSGVDELKGEIEKMTGKQVSINVIEIKNPDMDAQLVAENIASQLERRISFRRAMKQAISRALKSGAKGIKTMVSGRLGGAEIARSEMYHEGTIPLQTLRADIDYGFAEAHTTYGRIGVKVWIYKGEVLPVKHNPEEGGEVSDVNAEASEV, from the coding sequence TTGGGACAGAAGATACACCCTCATGGGTTGAGAGTCGGAATAATTAAAGATTGGGATTCAAAATGGTATACTAAGAAGGACTTTGCCGATCAGCTCCTTGAAGACTACAAAGTAAGAAAATATATTAAAAATAAGCTATTTACATCAGGCGTATCAAGGATCGAAATCGAAAGAGCAGCTAATCGCATAAGAATAACCATAAACACTGCAAAACCGGGCATGGTAATTGGCAGAGGCGGAAGCGGAGTAGATGAACTCAAAGGCGAGATAGAAAAAATGACCGGCAAACAGGTTTCTATAAATGTAATTGAAATTAAAAATCCTGATATGGATGCACAGCTCGTTGCTGAAAATATTGCTTCACAGTTGGAGCGACGCATATCTTTTAGAAGAGCTATGAAGCAAGCTATATCACGGGCCTTAAAGTCTGGGGCAAAGGGTATCAAAACAATGGTCAGCGGCAGACTCGGCGGTGCAGAAATTGCAAGGTCTGAGATGTATCACGAGGGGACCATTCCACTTCAAACTTTAAGAGCCGACATTGATTACGGTTTCGCTGAAGCCCATACTACTTATGGGAGAATAGGCGTTAAAGTTTGGATATATAAAGGCGAAGTCCTTCCAGTAAAGCATAATCCCGAGGAAGGGGGAGAAGTAAGCGATGTTAATGCCGAAGCGAGTGAAGTATAG
- the rplV gene encoding 50S ribosomal protein L22 has protein sequence MEARARARYVRIAPRKVRVVLDLIRGKKVDEALSILQFTPKAASETLEKLLKSAAANAENNFDMDKDALYIAECYADQGPILKRFRPRAQGRAASIHKKTSHITIVLKEKEG, from the coding sequence GTGGAAGCGAGGGCACGGGCAAGATATGTTAGAATTGCGCCTAGAAAAGTCAGGGTAGTTTTAGACCTTATTCGCGGAAAAAAAGTAGATGAAGCCTTGAGCATTTTGCAATTTACGCCTAAAGCGGCTTCAGAAACATTAGAGAAATTGCTTAAATCAGCGGCAGCAAATGCTGAAAATAATTTTGATATGGACAAAGATGCTTTATATATTGCTGAGTGTTATGCCGACCAAGGGCCAATTTTGAAGAGATTTCGTCCCAGAGCTCAGGGCAGAGCGGCATCTATACACAAAAAAACCAGCCATATAACTATAGTTCTTAAAGAAAAGGAGGGATAA
- the rpsS gene encoding 30S ribosomal protein S19: MSRSTKKGPFVDKKLLDKIIEMNHKREKKVIKTWSRASTIFPEMVGHTIAVHDGKRHVPVYITEDMVGHKLGEFAPTRTFRGHGAHTEKSTALK, translated from the coding sequence ATGAGTCGTTCAACAAAGAAGGGCCCTTTTGTAGATAAGAAGCTATTAGATAAAATTATTGAAATGAATCACAAAAGGGAGAAAAAGGTTATTAAAACCTGGTCCAGAGCTTCTACTATATTTCCTGAAATGGTGGGCCATACAATAGCGGTTCACGACGGAAAAAGGCATGTGCCTGTTTATATAACTGAGGACATGGTCGGCCACAAATTGGGTGAATTTGCGCCTACTAGAACTTTCAGGGGGCATGGGGCCCATACCGAAAAATCTACAGCACTTAAATAG
- the rplB gene encoding 50S ribosomal protein L2, which translates to MAIKKFKPTTPGRRFMSVPTFEEITKVEPERSLVEILKNKAGRNMQGRETIRHRGGGHKRKYRIIDFKRDKDGVPAKVAGIEYDPNRSAYIALLSYADGEKRYILAPAGVTVGDIVQSGKGADIKPGNALNLADIPVGTTVHNIELIPGKGGQMVRSAGTSAQLMARESGMVTLRLPSGEMRMVSELCRATVGQVGNIEHENISIGKAGRSRWMNKRPHVRGVAMNPVDHPHGGGEGKSPIGRKSPVTPWGKPTLGYKTRKKNKASDKYIVKRRK; encoded by the coding sequence GTGGCTATAAAAAAGTTTAAACCTACCACACCCGGGCGCAGGTTTATGAGCGTTCCCACATTCGAGGAAATTACAAAAGTAGAACCTGAACGGTCATTGGTAGAAATTTTGAAGAATAAAGCCGGCCGCAACATGCAAGGCAGGGAAACTATAAGACATCGCGGCGGCGGCCACAAGCGTAAATATAGAATAATTGATTTCAAAAGAGATAAAGACGGCGTGCCGGCCAAGGTAGCAGGAATTGAGTACGATCCAAATCGCAGCGCTTATATTGCATTATTATCGTATGCAGACGGCGAAAAAAGGTATATTTTGGCCCCGGCCGGAGTTACAGTTGGAGATATTGTTCAGTCCGGTAAAGGCGCGGATATAAAGCCGGGCAATGCCTTAAATCTTGCAGACATACCTGTGGGAACTACAGTTCACAATATTGAGCTTATCCCGGGTAAGGGAGGCCAGATGGTAAGATCGGCCGGCACATCAGCCCAGCTCATGGCAAGAGAGAGCGGTATGGTGACCCTAAGATTGCCTTCAGGAGAAATGAGAATGGTTTCTGAACTGTGCCGAGCTACTGTTGGTCAAGTAGGAAACATTGAACATGAGAATATTTCTATTGGCAAAGCAGGTAGATCTCGCTGGATGAACAAAAGACCCCACGTGCGCGGTGTTGCCATGAACCCGGTGGATCATCCCCATGGCGGTGGCGAAGGTAAATCGCCTATTGGACGGAAGAGTCCTGTTACACCTTGGGGCAAACCGACCCTTGGCTACAAGACCAGAAAGAAAAATAAGGCTTCGGATAAATATATTGTCAAGCGCCGCAAGTAG
- the rplW gene encoding 50S ribosomal protein L23 produces MKDPHDIIIKPLITEKTMDMQQQKKYTFVVDKRSNKTEIKNALESIFGVEVAKVNTVNMRGKMKRMGRFEGKRPDWKKAIVTLTDKSKTIEFFESM; encoded by the coding sequence ATGAAAGATCCGCATGACATCATTATAAAACCGCTCATTACAGAAAAAACCATGGATATGCAGCAGCAGAAAAAATATACGTTTGTGGTTGACAAAAGGTCAAATAAAACCGAGATAAAAAACGCATTAGAGTCTATATTCGGGGTGGAAGTTGCTAAAGTTAACACTGTAAATATGAGAGGCAAAATGAAAAGAATGGGCAGATTCGAAGGTAAGCGGCCCGATTGGAAGAAAGCCATAGTAACACTAACTGATAAGAGTAAAACAATTGAGTTCTTCGAATCCATGTAG
- the rplD gene encoding 50S ribosomal protein L4: MPKVSMFNTKGEQVGEIELSDDIFGVEVRPDIMHRAVVNYLANQRQGTSSTLTRAEVAGGGRKPWRQKGTGRARHGSIRSPLWRKGGIIFGPKPRSYKAAMPKKLKRFALKSALSAKVVDNELIVLDELSLEAPKTKEMISILKNLNADKKALIVIAGKDENVEKSARNLPTVKTTYVNTLNIYDILDYDNLIITKEAAELVEEVYAG, from the coding sequence ATGCCTAAAGTAAGCATGTTCAATACAAAAGGAGAGCAAGTAGGAGAGATTGAGCTTTCCGATGATATTTTCGGGGTTGAAGTCCGACCTGATATAATGCACAGGGCAGTTGTAAATTATCTTGCAAATCAAAGACAAGGAACATCAAGTACACTAACAAGAGCCGAAGTAGCCGGCGGTGGCAGAAAACCGTGGCGCCAAAAAGGCACCGGCAGAGCCCGCCATGGCAGTATAAGATCGCCTTTGTGGAGAAAGGGCGGTATAATCTTTGGGCCCAAGCCTCGTTCATATAAGGCTGCTATGCCAAAGAAGCTTAAAAGATTTGCACTAAAGTCAGCTCTTAGCGCAAAAGTTGTAGATAATGAACTTATAGTATTAGATGAGCTTTCCTTAGAAGCACCAAAAACAAAAGAAATGATTTCCATATTGAAAAATTTAAATGCAGACAAAAAAGCTCTAATAGTAATAGCCGGAAAAGATGAAAATGTGGAAAAATCTGCACGCAATCTTCCGACAGTTAAAACCACATATGTTAATACGCTGAACATATACGACATCCTAGATTATGACAACTTAATTATTACAAAAGAGGCAGCTGAGCTGGTAGAGGAGGTGTATGCAGGATGA
- the rplC gene encoding 50S ribosomal protein L3, which produces MSKAILGKKLGMTQIFNETGEALPVTLIEAGPCLVIQKKTVENDGYTAIKVGYEDIKERTLNKPEKGEFVKNQLKFKRYIKEFKIKDAAKYNVGDEIKADIFQPGEKVDVTGISKGKGFAGGVKRWNFNRGPMGHGSMYHRRPGSGGATDPARVFKGNKRPGHMGAEKTTVQNLEIVKVIPEKNILVVKGSVPGAKKSLLFIKNTVKSGK; this is translated from the coding sequence ATTTCAAAAGCCATTTTAGGTAAGAAACTTGGCATGACCCAAATCTTTAATGAAACAGGTGAAGCTTTGCCGGTAACACTTATTGAAGCGGGACCATGCCTGGTAATTCAAAAGAAAACCGTTGAAAACGATGGCTACACTGCAATTAAAGTAGGTTATGAAGATATTAAAGAAAGAACACTAAATAAGCCGGAAAAAGGCGAATTTGTAAAGAATCAGCTGAAATTTAAAAGATATATTAAAGAATTCAAGATTAAAGATGCAGCAAAATATAATGTAGGCGATGAAATAAAAGCAGATATTTTTCAACCCGGCGAAAAAGTAGATGTTACGGGTATATCCAAGGGAAAGGGTTTTGCAGGTGGAGTAAAGCGCTGGAATTTTAACCGAGGCCCCATGGGGCATGGCTCCATGTACCACCGCAGACCAGGTTCCGGAGGCGCCACTGATCCTGCAAGAGTATTTAAAGGAAATAAGAGACCCGGGCACATGGGAGCAGAAAAAACTACAGTGCAAAATTTAGAAATTGTAAAAGTTATCCCGGAAAAAAATATATTGGTTGTCAAGGGCTCTGTACCGGGAGCAAAAAAATCACTGCTATTTATAAAAAATACTGTAAAAAGCGGGAAATAA
- the rpsJ gene encoding 30S ribosomal protein S10, with product MAHQKIRIRLKAFDHEILDQSAKKIIETAKRTGAKVSGPIPLPTDRSIVTILRAPHKYKDAREQFESRTHKRLIDIQQPNQKTVDALMRLDLPAGVDIEIKL from the coding sequence ATGGCCCATCAAAAGATAAGAATTCGTCTGAAGGCTTTTGACCATGAGATACTTGACCAATCAGCAAAAAAAATAATCGAGACGGCCAAACGAACCGGGGCCAAAGTATCGGGGCCTATACCTTTACCTACGGACCGCAGTATAGTGACTATACTTCGGGCTCCACACAAGTATAAGGATGCCCGAGAACAGTTTGAATCCAGAACTCACAAGAGACTAATAGACATTCAGCAACCTAATCAAAAAACGGTTGATGCCCTTATGAGACTGGACTTGCCGGCAGGAGTCGATATAGAGATAAAGCTGTAG
- the tuf gene encoding elongation factor Tu: MAKQKYERKKPHINIGTIGHVDHGKTTLTAAITKVLSDAGLSNFVDYSNIDKAPEERERGITIAISHVEYETEKRHYAHVDCPGHADYVKNMITGAAQMDGAILVVSAADGPMPQTREHILLARQVGVPYIVVFLNKTDMVDDEELIELVEMEVRELLTEYGFPGDEIPIVKGSALKALECGCGKRDCKWCGPIWELIDTIDTYIPTPQREVDKPFLMPIEDVFTITGRGTVVTGRVERGTVKVGDEVEIVGLAEETRKTVVTGLEMFRKLLDTAEAGDNVGVLLRGINRDEVERGMVLAKPGSIKPHTKFKGQVYVLKKEEGGRHTPFFNGYRPQFYFRTTDVTGTIKLPEGTEMVMPGDNVVMDIELIAPIAIEPGLRFAIREGGRTVGAGVVTEVIEN; encoded by the coding sequence ATGGCAAAGCAAAAATATGAAAGAAAAAAGCCCCATATTAATATAGGGACAATAGGTCACGTAGACCACGGCAAAACAACTCTTACCGCAGCAATAACAAAGGTTTTATCTGATGCGGGACTTTCAAACTTCGTAGACTACAGCAATATAGACAAAGCTCCTGAAGAAAGAGAGCGTGGAATAACGATTGCAATATCCCACGTGGAATATGAAACAGAAAAACGCCACTATGCCCACGTGGACTGCCCGGGCCATGCTGACTATGTAAAGAACATGATAACAGGCGCAGCCCAGATGGACGGAGCAATACTTGTAGTATCGGCAGCTGACGGCCCAATGCCTCAGACAAGAGAGCATATACTTCTTGCCCGTCAGGTAGGCGTCCCCTACATCGTAGTCTTTTTAAACAAGACCGACATGGTAGATGACGAAGAATTAATAGAATTAGTTGAAATGGAAGTAAGAGAGCTCTTAACCGAATACGGATTTCCCGGAGACGAAATACCCATAGTAAAGGGTTCAGCCTTAAAAGCATTAGAGTGCGGCTGCGGCAAAAGAGACTGCAAGTGGTGCGGCCCCATATGGGAGCTTATAGATACCATAGATACCTATATACCCACACCCCAGCGTGAAGTAGACAAACCCTTCCTCATGCCTATAGAAGACGTATTTACCATCACAGGAAGAGGCACCGTTGTAACAGGAAGAGTTGAAAGAGGAACAGTTAAGGTAGGAGACGAAGTTGAAATCGTAGGCCTTGCCGAAGAGACAAGAAAGACAGTGGTAACAGGCCTTGAGATGTTCAGAAAGCTCCTTGATACCGCAGAAGCCGGAGACAACGTAGGAGTTCTTCTTCGCGGCATAAACAGAGACGAAGTTGAAAGAGGAATGGTCCTTGCAAAACCCGGCAGCATTAAACCCCACACCAAATTTAAAGGTCAGGTTTATGTTCTAAAGAAAGAAGAAGGCGGAAGACATACTCCCTTCTTTAACGGCTATCGTCCTCAGTTCTACTTCAGGACAACCGACGTCACAGGAACAATCAAGCTTCCTGAAGGCACAGAGATGGTAATGCCCGGAGACAACGTAGTAATGGACATAGAGCTAATAGCTCCTATAGCCATCGAACCCGGACTTAGATTTGCTATCCGTGAAGGTGGAAGAACAGTTGGAGCAGGTGTAGTAACAGAGGTAATCGAGAACTAA
- the fusA gene encoding elongation factor G, whose protein sequence is MPRQITLDKIRNIGIMAHIDAGKTTTTERILFYTGKVHKMGETHEGSAVMDWMAQEQERGITITSAATTCLWKGHRINIIDTPGHVDFTVEVERSLRVLDGSVAVFCAKGGVEPQSETVWRQADKYRVPRIAYVNKMDIMGADFENVISMMKERLGAVPVPIQIPIGSEDNFRGIVDLVHQKAYIFKNEMGTEIEEDEIPEEIKDKAKLYRDKMLEALSDVDDELMMKYLEGEEIEDEEIRRAIRKGCVEVKFTPVLCGSSYRNKGVQQLLDAIIYYLPSPLDIPAVKGIDPLTGEEIERHPSDDEPFSALAFKIVSDPYVGKLTYFRVYSGTLKAGSYVYNSTKNKKERVGRILFMHANHRQDVEEVMTGDIAAAVGFKDTTTGDTLCSEEHPILLESMQFPEPVIRVAIEPKTKADQDKMGIALQKLAEEDPTFKTYTDQETGQTIIAGMGELHLEIIVDRMMREFKVEASVGKPQVAYKETIRKSVKSEGKFVRQSGGRGQYGHVWLELEPLEPGKGYEFVNKIVGGVIPKEFIPAVDQGVQEALTSGVLAGYPVVDVRVTLFDGSYHEVDSSEMAFKIAASIAFKEGMKKADPVLLEPIMKVEVVVPDEYLGDVIGDINSRRGQIEGIEPRAGAQIVHAYVPLSEMFGYATDLRSKTQGRGIYTMQFSHYAEVPKSIADTIINK, encoded by the coding sequence GTGCCTAGGCAAATTACATTAGATAAAATTAGAAATATAGGTATCATGGCACATATAGATGCCGGTAAAACCACAACGACTGAAAGAATCCTTTTTTACACCGGCAAAGTTCATAAAATGGGAGAAACTCACGAAGGATCAGCTGTAATGGATTGGATGGCTCAAGAACAGGAAAGAGGAATCACCATAACATCAGCTGCAACGACGTGTTTATGGAAAGGTCATCGTATAAATATTATCGATACGCCAGGGCACGTGGACTTTACGGTAGAAGTAGAAAGGTCTTTGCGAGTTCTAGACGGTTCAGTGGCTGTTTTTTGTGCAAAGGGAGGCGTAGAGCCTCAATCGGAAACAGTATGGCGTCAAGCCGATAAATATAGAGTTCCGAGAATTGCTTATGTAAACAAAATGGATATAATGGGAGCAGATTTTGAAAACGTTATATCCATGATGAAGGAAAGGCTTGGAGCCGTGCCGGTTCCTATCCAGATACCTATAGGCAGTGAAGACAATTTTAGAGGTATTGTAGATTTAGTACATCAAAAAGCCTATATATTTAAAAATGAAATGGGCACTGAAATAGAAGAAGACGAAATACCGGAAGAAATTAAAGATAAGGCAAAGCTATACCGGGATAAGATGTTAGAAGCATTATCTGATGTTGATGACGAGCTGATGATGAAATATCTCGAAGGTGAAGAAATAGAAGACGAAGAGATACGCCGAGCTATAAGAAAAGGATGCGTAGAAGTTAAATTTACTCCTGTGCTCTGCGGTTCTTCATATAGAAATAAAGGCGTTCAGCAGCTATTAGATGCGATAATATATTATTTGCCTTCGCCTCTTGACATACCGGCAGTAAAAGGTATAGATCCTTTAACAGGCGAAGAAATAGAAAGACATCCAAGCGATGATGAGCCGTTTTCGGCATTGGCTTTCAAGATTGTAAGCGATCCATATGTAGGAAAGCTCACGTATTTTAGAGTGTATTCCGGCACCCTTAAGGCCGGCTCATACGTCTACAATTCAACAAAGAATAAGAAAGAGCGGGTAGGCCGCATTCTGTTTATGCATGCAAATCACCGCCAAGACGTGGAAGAAGTAATGACAGGAGATATTGCGGCGGCTGTAGGCTTTAAGGATACTACAACAGGAGATACCTTATGCAGCGAAGAACACCCAATTCTCCTAGAGTCTATGCAGTTTCCTGAACCGGTTATCCGCGTAGCGATTGAGCCAAAGACTAAAGCAGACCAAGATAAAATGGGTATTGCCCTGCAGAAGCTTGCTGAAGAAGATCCTACATTCAAAACATACACTGATCAAGAGACAGGTCAAACCATTATAGCCGGTATGGGAGAACTTCACTTGGAAATAATAGTCGATAGGATGATGAGGGAATTTAAGGTAGAAGCTAGTGTAGGCAAACCGCAGGTAGCTTACAAAGAAACTATACGTAAATCGGTTAAATCCGAGGGCAAATTTGTAAGACAGTCAGGCGGCCGCGGTCAGTATGGCCATGTTTGGCTGGAACTTGAACCGCTTGAGCCTGGCAAAGGATATGAATTTGTCAACAAGATTGTAGGCGGCGTGATTCCGAAGGAATTTATTCCTGCAGTTGATCAAGGTGTACAGGAGGCTCTTACAAGCGGTGTGCTGGCAGGATATCCTGTAGTTGATGTAAGAGTTACGCTTTTTGATGGTTCCTACCATGAAGTCGACTCATCTGAAATGGCATTCAAAATAGCCGCTTCAATAGCTTTTAAAGAAGGTATGAAGAAAGCGGATCCGGTTCTTCTAGAACCTATAATGAAGGTGGAAGTAGTAGTGCCGGATGAATATTTAGGCGATGTTATAGGAGATATAAATTCCAGAAGAGGACAGATTGAGGGCATTGAGCCTAGAGCAGGCGCTCAAATAGTTCATGCATATGTGCCTCTTTCGGAAATGTTTGGATATGCCACCGACTTAAGGTCGAAGACTCAAGGACGAGGCATATATACCATGCAATTTTCACACTATGCTGAAGTTCCCAAGAGTATAGCAGATACTATAATTAACAAGTAA
- the rpsG gene encoding 30S ribosomal protein S7, producing MPRRGHIFRRPVQEDPLYGDKLVTKLINKVMYDGKKGVAQKNCYLAFDIIRQKTGKDPIEVFQEAMKNVMPVLEVRPRRVGGATYQVPSDVRQERRLTLGIRWIVDYARKRNERTMAERLAGEIMDAANNVGGAVKKREETHKMAEANKAFAHYRW from the coding sequence ATGCCAAGACGTGGCCATATATTTCGAAGACCAGTTCAAGAAGATCCTCTTTATGGAGACAAACTGGTAACAAAACTTATAAATAAAGTAATGTATGACGGCAAGAAAGGTGTGGCTCAGAAAAACTGCTATCTTGCATTTGATATTATCAGGCAGAAAACAGGAAAAGATCCAATAGAAGTTTTTCAAGAAGCCATGAAGAATGTAATGCCTGTCCTTGAAGTAAGGCCAAGGAGAGTCGGAGGAGCTACCTATCAGGTGCCTTCTGATGTAAGACAGGAAAGAAGACTCACACTTGGAATCCGCTGGATAGTTGACTATGCACGCAAGCGCAATGAGCGAACCATGGCAGAAAGATTGGCCGGAGAGATCATGGATGCAGCTAATAATGTAGGCGGAGCAGTTAAAAAGAGGGAAGAAACCCATAAAATGGCTGAGGCAAACAAAGCCTTTGCGCATTACAGGTGGTAA
- the rpsL gene encoding 30S ribosomal protein S12, giving the protein MPTINQLVRKGRKKVEYKSAAPALKGCPQKRGVCTVVKTTTPKKPNSALRKIARVRLTNGIEVTAYIPGIGHNLQEHSVVLLRGGRVKDLPGVRYHIIRGTLDAAGVADRRQGRSLYGAKRPKKK; this is encoded by the coding sequence TTGCCAACCATAAACCAGCTGGTAAGAAAAGGAAGAAAAAAGGTAGAATACAAGTCAGCAGCTCCTGCTCTCAAGGGTTGTCCTCAAAAGCGAGGAGTATGTACAGTTGTTAAAACTACTACACCAAAGAAACCTAACTCAGCACTGAGAAAGATTGCAAGGGTTAGACTTACAAACGGTATTGAGGTCACAGCATACATCCCGGGCATTGGCCATAACCTGCAAGAGCACTCGGTTGTATTGCTCAGAGGAGGCAGGGTCAAAGACCTTCCTGGTGTCAGATATCATATTATCCGCGGAACCCTTGATGCCGCAGGTGTTGCGGATCGCAGACAAGGTAGGTCTCTTTATGGGGCTAAAAGGCCCAAGAAAAAATAA
- a CDS encoding L7Ae/L30e/S12e/Gadd45 family ribosomal protein, whose product MLEELKKAPKKTIGTKQTLKAIEKNQVKVVFIAEDAEEHVVSGLREICKEKGIEVIPVATMKELGEACGIQVGAASAAILNL is encoded by the coding sequence ATGCTGGAAGAACTGAAAAAAGCCCCCAAAAAAACTATAGGGACAAAGCAGACATTAAAAGCCATTGAAAAAAACCAGGTAAAAGTTGTTTTCATAGCTGAAGATGCTGAAGAACATGTTGTATCAGGACTTAGAGAAATATGCAAAGAAAAAGGCATTGAGGTTATACCTGTCGCTACTATGAAAGAATTGGGGGAAGCCTGTGGAATTCAGGTAGGGGCAGCCTCTGCTGCAATCTTAAATTTATGA